One Candidatus Binatota bacterium genomic window carries:
- the nrdR gene encoding transcriptional repressor NrdR → MKCPFCSVDGNRVVDSRDSGDDTVRRRRECEGCGRRFTTYERIDAIMPHVVKKGGRRVSWDREKIVRGLFKACEKRPVSVEAVESTADAIEREVQELGLAELDSSVVGEAVMRSLKGLDEVAYVRFASVYRSFRDIDEFMSALESLVREKGQGDKQ, encoded by the coding sequence GTGAAGTGTCCGTTCTGCAGCGTCGACGGTAACCGGGTCGTTGATTCCCGCGACAGCGGTGATGACACCGTCCGGCGGCGCAGGGAATGCGAAGGCTGCGGACGCCGTTTTACCACCTACGAGCGCATCGACGCGATCATGCCCCACGTTGTGAAGAAGGGGGGGCGCCGCGTAAGCTGGGACCGTGAAAAAATCGTTCGGGGGCTTTTCAAGGCTTGCGAGAAACGCCCGGTTTCGGTTGAAGCGGTCGAATCCACCGCCGATGCGATAGAACGAGAAGTGCAGGAACTTGGCCTGGCCGAACTCGACAGTTCGGTAGTTGGTGAAGCGGTAATGCGCTCCCTCAAGGGGCTCGACGAAGTAGCCTATGTGCGTTTTGCATCGGTTTACCGTTCTTTTCGCGACATAGACGAGTTCATGTCAGCACTGGAAAGCCTGGTGCGCGAAAAGGGTCAGGGAGATAAGCAATAA
- a CDS encoding serine hydroxymethyltransferase, whose product MSLLAQQDPEISKAVGDELARQERNLELIASENVVSEAVLEAMSSVLTNKYAEGYPGRRYYGGCEHVDVVEQLAIDRVLELFGADHANVQPHSGSQANMAVYFSQLQPGDTILAMNLAHGGHLTHGSPVNFSGRFFNVIPYGVKEPDGLIDFDEVAELAREHKPKMIVAGHSAYPRQLEFKRFREIADEVSALLMADIAHVAGLVATGLHPSPVPYCDFVTTTTHKTLRGPRGGVILCREEFAKAIDSSIFPGNQGGPLMHVIAAKAVAFSEALEPSFKVYQQAVLDNARALADGLLGRGFSLVSGGTDNHLLLIDFRKSEITGKVAQHALDRANITTNRNSVPDDPRSPFVTSGLRLGTPAVTTRGMGTGEMAAVAAFIERVLAAIDDASVAVAVGTEVASLCASFPLYPSSAPARQARA is encoded by the coding sequence ATGAGCCTGCTTGCACAACAGGATCCTGAAATCAGCAAAGCCGTGGGCGACGAACTTGCTCGGCAGGAGCGCAATCTCGAACTCATCGCTTCTGAGAACGTGGTCAGCGAGGCGGTGCTCGAAGCGATGTCGTCTGTGCTCACCAACAAGTATGCCGAGGGTTACCCAGGACGTCGCTATTACGGTGGCTGCGAGCACGTTGACGTTGTCGAGCAGCTGGCCATAGACCGGGTGCTCGAATTGTTCGGCGCTGACCACGCCAACGTGCAACCCCACTCCGGTTCGCAGGCCAACATGGCGGTTTATTTTTCGCAGCTTCAGCCGGGAGACACGATACTGGCCATGAACCTCGCCCACGGCGGGCACCTCACCCACGGCAGCCCGGTTAATTTTTCGGGGCGGTTCTTCAACGTTATCCCCTACGGGGTCAAGGAGCCGGATGGACTGATCGACTTCGACGAGGTGGCCGAGCTCGCGAGAGAGCACAAGCCTAAAATGATAGTTGCCGGTCACAGCGCTTATCCCCGGCAGCTTGAATTCAAGCGCTTCAGAGAAATCGCCGACGAGGTATCGGCGCTGTTGATGGCTGACATTGCCCACGTTGCGGGGCTGGTGGCTACCGGTCTGCATCCGTCTCCCGTGCCCTACTGCGATTTCGTGACCACCACCACGCATAAGACCCTGCGCGGTCCACGTGGTGGCGTTATCTTGTGTCGGGAAGAATTTGCCAAGGCCATAGACTCGTCCATTTTTCCGGGGAATCAGGGCGGTCCCCTTATGCACGTCATCGCCGCCAAGGCGGTCGCGTTTTCAGAAGCTCTCGAGCCCAGCTTCAAGGTTTACCAGCAGGCGGTGCTCGATAACGCGCGCGCTCTCGCTGACGGCTTGCTTGGCCGCGGTTTCAGCCTGGTGTCGGGCGGTACCGACAACCACCTGCTGTTGATCGATTTTCGAAAGAGCGAGATTACCGGCAAGGTTGCGCAGCATGCTCTCGACCGTGCGAACATTACTACCAACAGGAACTCGGTTCCCGATGATCCACGCTCGCCTTTTGTCACCTCCGGGTTGAGGCTGGGTACACCCGCCGTCACCACGCGGGGCATGGGGACCGGCGAGATGGCAGCGGTGGCCGCTTTCATCGAACGGGTACTGGCAGCGATAGACGATGCCTCGGTCGCAGTCGCGGTGGGAACCGAAGTGGCGAGTCTTTGCGCCTCTTTTCCCCTCTATCCCTCATCGGCACCGGCCCGACAAGCCCGCGCCTGA
- a CDS encoding RpiB/LacA/LacB family sugar-phosphate isomerase, with translation MDYPDYAQVVGEAVGSGKSELGVLLCGSGIGMSIAANKIPGVRAALVHDVTGARLSRQHNDANVLVLAGGMMGDRLIKDVVEAWASASFEGGRHQGRVNKITALESAGRGSSR, from the coding sequence GTGGACTACCCCGACTATGCCCAGGTCGTAGGCGAGGCCGTGGGTAGCGGAAAATCGGAACTGGGTGTGTTGCTTTGTGGCAGCGGCATCGGGATGTCGATTGCCGCCAACAAGATCCCGGGTGTCCGGGCTGCCCTTGTGCATGATGTAACCGGGGCACGACTTTCTCGGCAACACAACGACGCGAATGTCTTGGTGTTGGCCGGTGGAATGATGGGCGATCGATTGATCAAGGACGTAGTAGAAGCCTGGGCGAGCGCCTCTTTTGAGGGAGGCCGACACCAGGGACGGGTTAACAAGATAACCGCGCTTGAAAGTGCGGGGCGAGGTAGCAGCCGATGA
- the acpP gene encoding acyl carrier protein, translating to MGSVNEKVLKIICEHLTVDPSQVSLDSSFLDDLGADSLDIVQLIMGLEEEYEVEISDEDAEKIRTVQDVIDYVQADQK from the coding sequence ATGGGTTCTGTAAACGAAAAGGTGCTCAAAATTATCTGCGAACACCTGACGGTTGACCCGTCGCAGGTATCCCTCGATTCCTCTTTCCTTGATGACTTGGGCGCCGATTCACTTGATATCGTTCAGCTGATCATGGGCCTGGAAGAAGAGTACGAGGTTGAAATCTCTGACGAAGACGCTGAAAAAATCCGCACGGTCCAGGACGTCATCGACTATGTCCAGGCCGACCAGAAGTAA
- a CDS encoding SDR family oxidoreductase, with protein MDPTARFAGRLALVTGGTRGIGAAVTRSLLEGGARVVGVYRTDLDAAEEFASSLGDLAKAFESRKLDLSETGAVAELSGIGAELVVNCAGRSRDGLLLRSKGDFVSGVLADNLESSISVCRVLLPAMLKARFGRIVNVSSVVASTGNAGQTAYAAAKAGIEGFTRALAREVGGKGITVNCVAPGFIETDMTSAIDEQRLQSVLDSTAVGRAGTPAEIAHAISFLCETGASYVTGAVLHVNGGLYM; from the coding sequence CTGGATCCGACTGCTCGTTTTGCGGGGCGGTTGGCGTTGGTCACCGGCGGTACCCGGGGCATAGGAGCAGCCGTTACTCGGTCGCTGCTCGAGGGAGGCGCCCGCGTAGTCGGGGTCTACAGGACAGACCTGGACGCCGCCGAGGAGTTTGCATCTTCACTCGGCGATCTGGCAAAGGCTTTTGAATCCCGGAAGCTTGACCTCTCAGAAACCGGGGCGGTTGCAGAATTGAGCGGCATCGGCGCCGAACTGGTCGTGAATTGTGCCGGCCGTTCGCGCGATGGCTTACTCTTGAGGTCGAAGGGCGATTTCGTATCCGGTGTCCTTGCCGACAACCTGGAGTCTTCCATTTCGGTATGTCGTGTACTGTTGCCGGCCATGCTCAAGGCTCGTTTTGGCAGGATCGTCAACGTGAGTTCGGTGGTGGCTTCGACCGGCAACGCGGGCCAGACCGCTTATGCTGCCGCGAAGGCCGGAATTGAGGGTTTCACGAGGGCGCTCGCTCGCGAAGTGGGTGGTAAGGGCATCACCGTAAACTGTGTGGCCCCGGGTTTCATCGAGACCGATATGACCTCGGCAATCGATGAACAACGGCTGCAGTCAGTGCTCGATTCCACCGCGGTAGGTCGGGCCGGCACGCCCGCCGAAATAGCCCATGCGATAAGCTTTTTGTGCGAAACAGGGGCCTCTTATGTCACCGGTGCCGTGTTGCATGTCAACGGTGGCTTGTATATGTAA
- a CDS encoding 50S ribosomal protein L32 has translation MAVPKRRTSKSKRDSRRSHDSLSTPPMADCPNCGEKRAPHRACAACGHYKGRAVAGTQE, from the coding sequence ATGGCTGTACCAAAGAGAAGAACTTCGAAGTCAAAGAGAGATTCGCGTCGCTCCCACGACTCCCTTTCAACTCCGCCCATGGCGGATTGCCCGAATTGCGGTGAAAAAAGAGCTCCGCACCGTGCCTGCGCCGCATGTGGCCACTATAAGGGCCGCGCTGTAGCCGGCACCCAGGAGTAG
- a CDS encoding DUF177 domain-containing protein yields MEVRIADLGSVPRRVEFFEPVEGMNRQLALSPGCTGQHFDEELKVAAEVQLCGDDVVVTGRLEGGVMGDCPRCLDEFFRGIKRDFRLVVERFDRGAGAESSAVASHDGDRLDLSPLVVEELLLGVDDTTPCNEDCRGLCFGCGSNLNRAPCTCD; encoded by the coding sequence ATGGAAGTCCGCATAGCAGACCTTGGGTCGGTTCCCAGGCGGGTAGAGTTTTTTGAACCCGTTGAAGGCATGAACCGGCAGCTCGCGCTGAGTCCCGGGTGTACGGGCCAGCATTTTGACGAAGAGCTCAAGGTAGCTGCGGAGGTGCAGCTTTGTGGCGACGACGTGGTCGTCACAGGGCGATTGGAGGGCGGCGTGATGGGTGATTGCCCGCGTTGTCTCGACGAGTTTTTCAGGGGTATCAAGCGGGATTTTCGCCTTGTCGTTGAACGGTTTGACCGTGGAGCCGGTGCTGAAAGCAGCGCGGTCGCGAGTCACGACGGCGACAGGCTCGACTTGTCACCACTGGTAGTTGAAGAGCTGTTGCTGGGAGTTGATGATACTACGCCCTGCAACGAAGATTGCAGGGGCCTGTGTTTCGGCTGTGGGTCCAACCTCAACCGGGCACCGTGCACTTGTGATTGA
- the lpxD gene encoding UDP-3-O-(3-hydroxymyristoyl)glucosamine N-acyltransferase, protein MRLDELAEKLGAELDGDPAIEITGVAPIETAGPADLAFVSSLKYRRLLRSSSAGAVLVDRSVESEGLQLLRCDNPQFVFATAIALFDDRPQPVEGIHASAVVADTARLGEGAYVGPFAVLGENVVLGPGARIHPHVVIYPEVKAGHNFTAHAGVVVRERVVLGDDVTLQPGVVLGGDGFGFLPTGQGVALSVPQAGTVEIGDSVDLGANTTVDRAAVGVTTLGDGVKLDNLVMIAHGCELGDHTILAAQTGVAGSTRLGAGVMTGGQCGFGGHLEIGAGVQCAGQTGVLGDVESGEIVAGTPAVNIGLWRRCSVLLKRLPELFKRVARLEKALETGSDGMN, encoded by the coding sequence ATGCGGCTTGATGAACTTGCAGAAAAGCTCGGCGCTGAGCTCGATGGAGATCCGGCGATAGAAATAACGGGTGTAGCCCCGATAGAGACTGCCGGCCCCGCGGATCTAGCTTTCGTCTCCAGTCTCAAATACCGGCGGTTGCTTCGGTCGTCTTCGGCCGGCGCTGTGCTCGTAGACCGCTCGGTTGAATCGGAGGGGCTGCAGTTACTCAGGTGCGACAATCCCCAGTTTGTATTCGCGACAGCAATTGCCCTGTTTGACGATCGGCCACAGCCGGTTGAGGGCATACATGCCTCAGCCGTCGTTGCCGATACCGCCCGCCTTGGAGAAGGCGCCTACGTAGGCCCGTTTGCTGTGTTGGGCGAAAATGTAGTGCTCGGTCCGGGGGCGCGGATACATCCGCACGTCGTTATCTATCCCGAGGTCAAGGCCGGGCATAATTTTACGGCCCACGCGGGAGTAGTCGTCCGCGAGCGGGTCGTGCTGGGTGACGATGTCACTCTTCAGCCTGGAGTGGTGCTTGGCGGCGACGGCTTCGGCTTTCTGCCCACCGGGCAGGGCGTGGCGCTCAGCGTTCCCCAGGCCGGCACGGTAGAGATCGGCGACAGCGTTGATCTGGGAGCCAACACCACGGTAGACAGGGCCGCGGTGGGAGTTACCACACTTGGAGACGGCGTCAAGCTGGACAATCTCGTCATGATTGCGCACGGCTGCGAACTGGGCGATCACACCATACTGGCGGCACAGACCGGTGTGGCCGGGAGCACCAGGCTGGGGGCCGGGGTAATGACCGGTGGGCAGTGCGGATTCGGTGGACACCTCGAAATCGGCGCCGGCGTGCAGTGCGCAGGGCAGACCGGCGTGCTGGGCGATGTCGAAAGTGGCGAGATAGTTGCCGGAACGCCCGCGGTAAACATTGGCCTGTGGCGGCGCTGTTCGGTGCTGCTCAAACGCTTACCCGAGCTGTTTAAACGGGTAGCCCGGCTCGAAAAAGCGCTGGAAACGGGGTCCGACGGGATGAATTGA
- the hisI gene encoding phosphoribosyl-AMP cyclohydrolase, which produces MIDVDFAKGDGLVPVIVQDHEDGTVLMVAYMNEQSWKHTLETGTATFWSRSRGELWIKGQSSGNTQLVKDVFVDCDSDTILLQVEQVGGAACHEGYRSCFFRRVVDDELQVQGKRIFDPAEVYSK; this is translated from the coding sequence ATGATAGACGTCGATTTCGCCAAGGGGGACGGGCTCGTTCCCGTCATAGTCCAGGACCACGAGGACGGTACCGTCCTTATGGTTGCCTACATGAACGAGCAATCGTGGAAACACACCCTTGAGACCGGCACCGCCACCTTCTGGAGCCGTTCACGCGGCGAGTTGTGGATCAAGGGTCAATCAAGCGGCAATACCCAGCTGGTAAAAGACGTTTTCGTCGACTGTGACTCCGACACGATATTGCTGCAGGTTGAGCAAGTGGGTGGAGCCGCGTGCCACGAAGGTTACCGCTCCTGTTTCTTCAGGCGGGTGGTAGACGACGAGCTGCAGGTACAGGGCAAAAGGATATTTGACCCGGCCGAGGTGTACAGCAAGTGA
- a CDS encoding ATP phosphoribosyltransferase, translating into MSVLKFGVPKGSLEDSTIELLRKSGWRITKSSRSYFPYIDDPDITCSLVRAQEMSRYVELGALDCGITGKDWTEENHSDVEAVCDLVYSKASFRPTRWVLAVPAGSEIKSPEDLEGKRIATELTGFTARYFADKGIKVDVEFSWGATEAKISQGLCDAIVEVTETGSTLRANGLEIIADLMESNPQLIANREAMADPVRSAKIEQISTLLKAALAAEGVVGLKMNVPRAQLEAVTSALPSVTAPTVADLLEGDWVSVETIISEKAVRDLVPLLLKAGAVGIVEYPLNKLI; encoded by the coding sequence GTGAGCGTTCTCAAATTTGGTGTGCCCAAGGGCAGCCTCGAAGATTCAACTATAGAGCTACTGCGCAAGTCCGGCTGGAGAATCACAAAATCCTCGCGCAGTTATTTCCCCTACATCGACGACCCCGACATCACCTGTTCGCTTGTGCGAGCCCAGGAGATGTCACGTTACGTTGAACTGGGAGCTCTCGACTGCGGTATTACCGGCAAAGACTGGACCGAAGAAAACCACTCCGACGTCGAGGCGGTTTGCGATCTTGTGTACTCCAAGGCCTCTTTCCGTCCCACCCGCTGGGTGCTGGCGGTACCGGCGGGGTCTGAGATAAAGTCGCCCGAAGACCTCGAAGGAAAACGCATCGCGACCGAACTGACCGGGTTTACGGCCCGGTACTTTGCCGACAAAGGCATCAAGGTAGACGTGGAGTTTTCCTGGGGAGCCACCGAGGCCAAGATCAGCCAGGGCTTGTGCGACGCCATAGTCGAGGTCACCGAAACGGGGAGCACCCTGCGGGCAAACGGCTTGGAAATCATAGCCGACCTGATGGAATCCAACCCCCAGCTGATAGCCAACCGCGAAGCCATGGCGGATCCGGTCCGCAGCGCCAAGATCGAACAGATCTCAACTCTGCTCAAGGCCGCCCTGGCCGCCGAGGGAGTGGTCGGCCTCAAGATGAACGTCCCACGGGCCCAGCTCGAAGCGGTCACCAGCGCGCTTCCCAGTGTAACCGCGCCGACAGTTGCCGATCTGCTGGAAGGCGATTGGGTATCAGTCGAGACGATAATCTCTGAGAAAGCCGTGCGCGACCTCGTACCGCTGCTGCTCAAGGCGGGGGCCGTGGGCATAGTTGAGTACCCGTTGAACAAGCTCATCTGA